Part of the Sulfobacillus acidophilus DSM 10332 genome, GTCCGGCGCGCACCCCGGGGCATGCGATCTTTCGGCAGATTCGAGAGCTTCGCCCGGGTGAGTATGCGATTTACCGCCCTTCCGGGTTAACCGTACGACCCTATTGGCACTTGGAAAGCCATCCCCATCCCGATTCGGTCGAAAAAACCGCAGAAACCATTGAAGCCTTGTTGTGGGACGCGGTCGAAAAGCAATTGGTGGCGGATGTTCCGGTGGTCACCCTTCTCTCCGGCGGGTTAGACTCCAGCTTGGTCACCGCCATGGCCCAAAAAGCTTTTCGGGAGCAACAGAAAGATGCTCTAGGGACATTTTCCATCCAATTTAAAGATATGGCCCGCTATTTTCGGGATAACGGGTTTCAGACCAATTTGGACGATCCCTGGGTCACCCGCGTGGCCGAATTCCTGGAGACGACGCATCAGCGGGTGGAGTTGGACACTCCCGAGCTGGATGAGTACCTCATTCCGGCTCTTCTGGCTCGCGATGTCCCCGGCCACGCCGATGTCGACACCTCGCTTTTGGTCTTCGCCCAGCATATTAAAGAACGCGCGACGGTGGGCCTCTCCGGCGAAGCCGCCGACGAGATTTTCGGCGGTTATCCTTGGTTTCACCGTGCCGATGCTCTCGCCGCCCATACCTTCCCCTGGTCGCTAAGGCTCCGCGATCGTATCCGCGTATTGGCCCCCGAGCTCATCGACTATCTAAAACCGGAACAGTATGTCCAAGATCGCTATGACGAAGCCTTGGCCGAAGTGCCCCACCTGGCCGGGGAGTCGCCGGAGTCGGCCCGCATTCGAGAAATTGCCTATCTCAGCATCACCCGGTTTTTACCCACGTTATTGGAACGCAAAGACCGGATGACCATGGCGGCCAGCCTCGAGGTGCGAGTCCCCTACTGTGATCATCGCCTCGTGGAATATGTTTGGAACATCCCCTGGGAGATGAAAAACTATGGCGGTCACCCCAAAGGGATTTTACGATTGGCCGCGGAACGCTGGCTGCCTTCGGATGTGGTCTACCGCCGCAAATCGCCCTATCCGTCGACAGTGAACCCGAGCTATTTTTATCGCATGGCTGATCGGCTCCAAGCAATACTGGAGGATACCCACTCGCCTTTGCGACCGCTCGTGAATCAGACGGTACTACGGAACATGATCGCCGCCGGCCCCGATGCCGCGCAAATTCCTTGGTTTGGCCAACTGATGGGCAATGCTCAGCTCTTTGCCTTTTTGATTCAAACCGATGCGTGGCTCCGCCATTACCACGTGACGTTCGTCTAACCACTAGACGGGGGCCCCGTGACGGAGCCCCCGTGATCACATGCCATTATGCCACTAACGCTTCAATCACGTACGCGACCAGCAATACCACCATGACGATGGTGTTGACCACGATCGACGTTTGGTGCATGCCCTGGAAAGGCCCTGAATTGGGCGACAGATGCTGCATGCGTAAGAGCAGATCATACGCATACCATAACAGTACCCACGCCAATCCGGTTATTGCCGCCAAGAGCCAGCGTCCCGATCGACGGGATGTCCACGCCAAAGCAAGGCCGGCCAAAAACGCCACGCCGCCGGCTATCAACCCAATCGCATAATACAAGGGGAAAATATGGGTGACAAATCGCCCTGAATAGGGCATCGGCACCAAGACAAAAATGTTGGGGGCAATCCCGACAAAAAAGAAAAAAATCGTCCCCAACCAGATCCCGCTGCCTAATCGCCAAAACAATTGACTGAACCGGACTCCCCGCATTCCCTTTTTATCCCCCTTCAACTGCCCCCCATATTATAGCCGGTCCGTCACCAGGATATGGATCGGGCTGACTTGACCCCGGCGGTTAAGTCTGATACAACGAAGGCGACCCACTTCTGCGGTAAAGGATGGACAGCATGCGGCCCAGAGCCCGACTCGTTCAACTCTCGCGCGAAGCACCGCCGGAACAGCTTCGCCTGTCACCCGTCTTGGCGGAAACCGTGGCACGGTCCACCGCCGCCAGCGGAGAACCGGCCGTGATTATTCGCCATCAACCCGCCTATGTGTTGTTAGGTCCCAAAGACCGACGATTGCCCCGCCTTTATGAGGCCGTGCAATGGTTGGAATCGTTGGGCTATCCGGTGTTGATGCGGCTTGGCGGCGGATCCGCCGTTCTCTTGGACGGCCATTGCCTCAGTTTTGGGGTGACCCGCCCTTGCCGCGATTTTACCCAATGGGAGAAAAACTTCCGGGAAATGGCTTGGGGGGCAATTTTAGGATTACGCCAACTCGGCATCCCGGCGGATTTTGGTCGGGCCGAGGGCTCCTATTGCGAAGGCCCGTTTGACCTGGTCGCGAACGGACAGAAAATTGCGGGCATCGCCCAAACCATTCGCGGCGGATATGCCTTGGTCAGCGGCATGGTGCTCTGGGATCAGGATCCGGTGGCCACCACCGCCTTGATTCAAGAGTTTTATGAACGGGCCGGCAGTGACCTCCGCCTCCGGCCGGAGGCGGTAACCGCCTTGGTCCGTTTGCCGGGACAATCCCAGTTAACCCTGGAATCTCTCGAAGCCCGTCTGATCCAAGGGTTTCGCGAACTTTATGATTTGGTCGACCACCCGCTAGAACCGGCCGAATGGGCATTAGCCGAATCGCTTTATCACACCCGGGTTGTCCAACCGACCCACATGAGTACCACCCCGTCGGCGGGATGATATCCGGATTTTCCAAGGAGGCCCCTATGCAAGCAATCATCGAAACCGACAAGGGTCGGATGGTTTTAGACTTATTTCCGGGCGAAGCCCCCGGCACCGTGGCGAATTTTGCCCAACTGGCCCGTTCCGGCTTTTATAACGGATTGACCTTCCATCGGGTCATTCCCAATTTCGTCATTCAAGGCGGATGTCCCCGGGGGGACGGGACCGGCGGCCCCGGATATACCATCAAATGCGAAACCGAAGGCAACCCCCATCAGCACATTCGTGGAGCCCTATCGATGGCCCACCGTGGAAAGGATACGGGTGGCAGTCAATTTTTTATTTGCCACTCGCCCCAACCCCATTTGGATGGCGTCCACACCGTATTTGGACAGTTAGTGGAGGGATTTGACGTGTTAGACGCCATCCGACAGGGCGATCATATGACTCAGGTCCTCATTGTCGAGGATGAGCCCAAATAACGGGTACACCATCGACAGATCGCTTCCATGCGGTGAACCCGGTGCCAGGGTTTCCCTTGGCGACTCATCCCGTGGGATTCGCCGGGATATAAGAGCAGCTCTGCCGTCCGACCCAGATATTTTAAGGCGGCGTAGAGCTGCTCGCCTTGTTCCAGCGGCAACCGCTGATCCTCCATTTGATGTTCGATGAGGACGGGAGTATGAATTTGACCGGCATATTTTAGGGGGGACTGTTGCCAATAGGGTTCAATCTCTTCCCACCAGGGCTTGGTGCCATATTGCGGTACGCGCAAAAAGCCGAGATCACTGGATCCCATCGCACTTAACCGGTTTACCACCGAGCGCATGGTCACCGCGGCACGGAACCGGTCCGTGTGGGAAATGAGCCAGTTGACCATAAATCCTCCGTAGCTGCCCCCGGCGACCCCCAACCGGTGAGCGTCGACCCCGGGGGTTTCCGCCACCGCGGTATCGAGAAGCGCCAGCACATCCTCATAATCGCGAGTGCCCCAATGTCCCTTGATCGCGCCGCAAAACGCCGCGCCATACCCGGTGGATCCCCGGGGATTTCCGTACACGACCGCAAAGCCCCGAGATGCCAAACATTGAAATTCCCACATAAAGCGTTCGCCGTACATGGCCATGGGGCCCCCATGAATCTCTAAAATCGCGGGAACCTTAACGCCCGCGCTTGGCGGTACCAAAATCCAGCCTTGAAGGGGGGTACCGTCCGCCGATATCGCCCGGACCGGCCGAGGCAAAATCGCCTCGCCCTCCGGCACACCAGGCGCCCAAGCCGTCGGTCCGGTTTCCTGCCCTAATCGGGCCAATTGAATGCCGGACGGGTGGCTTTGGTCGGCGACGGCCAGGGCCACGAAATCGCCGCGCACGGCAAAATCGTAGACCACCCGAGGCGCATCCCATAACAATGTCGCCTGATCATGGCTAAATTCCGTTAACACCACGCGACCTTCACGGGAAACCGGCATCCAGATTCGATCCGACCGTCCGTAAGGAAGCATATGCTCCGGTGCCGGCATATCGGTCACACTCTCGTCGCCCACCGACCGGTCCAACATCCCCGAGACATTTTCGACCGCGCCGGACGCGAGATCCAGACGATAAAGGCGGGTCAGCCCGTAGCCATGATCCGCGGGATCCTCGGCACAAAACAATAAGGAGCGCCCGTCTTCACTACGGCCCAGACGGGAAAAAATACCTGGGTTATGGGTCCATACCCGGCGTTGCCCGGTGATTCGGTGCCAGGACTCTATCCGATTAATCAAGGGATGCAGCGGGTGGGGATGATCGCTTGGCCGATGAAAAAAATACAAGGTGTCCCCGCTCTCATCCCAGACGGGTGACGAAAAATCGTCAAACCCGCCGGTTATGACCGTAACCTCCTGTCGGCTCCGACTGACCAGTACCAGTTGATCCCGCCCCCGGTCAAAATACCCGGTTCCGTCGAGCTTGTAATATTGGCGCGTGATATGCCGCACATCCCGGGTGTAATAGGCGTGCCAATCGGACATGCCCCGGCCGGCGGGTGACCGCTCGTCGGAATCCCGCCCCGGACGCAGAATCCCCCCTTCGAGATGCAGCACCACCGCCAACCGGTCGCTATCGGGATGCCAGGCGAAATCTTTCACCGCACCCTCAAAATCGGTTAAGGGCCAGGCTTCGCCGCCGCCCTGAAGTGGCATGATCCAGAGTGCGGCGCTCTTTGACCGCTCCGAGATAAATGCGAGCCAACGGCCATCTGGCGATACCGCCGGCCGGGTATCGGAATTCCCGGCGGTAAACGGCTCAATCCGTTGCCATTCAAGACCTCCAAACACTCCACGCATGATGCGGTGGCAAGACCGGTTAGTAGCCGGATCAAACCATCGTTCGGTAAAAAAGAGCCATGGCTCATGGGGATGAAAAGCCAATTGGCCCCAGGTTCGAATCTGCCATAAGGCCTCCGGTCCCATTATCGTGCCCCCTTAAAAAAAGAGCCGGGGATTGTCCCCGGCTTATGCCTTATCCCCGTGCACCCAGCTTAAAATGTCGCCGGGGGTTACCGGCAAGGTGTTGACCAGGACGCCAAACGGCGCCAACGCATCGGAAATGGCCCCGGCAATGGCCGCCGGCGAGGCAATCAGGCTGCCTTCCCCCATGCCTTTAATGCCCCCTTCCCCTTCCGACGGGGTTTCAATATGTTGGATGGCCATGCGCGGCACATCCGGGGCTTCCGGCAACAAGTAATCCAACAGAGAGGTGGTGGTCAGCTGCCCATGCTCGTCATAGCGCAAAACTTCCAACAAGGCGGACCCGACGCCTTGCGCCACCCCGCCGTGAATCTGCCCTTCGACAATGGTGGGATTGATTAACCGGCCACAGTCGTTGACCACCGCATACCGCGTAACCCGCACCAGACCGGTATGAATATCCACTTCGACTTCCGCAATGTGGGTACCGTTGGAAAAGCTCACCGGCCGCGGCGGCAGATAGCGGGCGGTAATCTCCAATCCAATCGGCAGCCCGGGCGGAATCTTCCGCACGTTCATATAGGCGGTTTCGGCGATTTCGCGAATGGTTACCGCCCGATCGGGCACACCGGCCACCCAGGCCTTCCCCTGGCCCAGTTCGATATCCTCTTCGGCGGCCTCTAAGAGTTGGGCGGCATAGGTTTTCAAACGTTCCCGCATTTGCCTTCCGGCCACTAATGCGGCACCGCCGCCGATAGGGCCGCTACGGCTGCCTCCGGTGCCGCCCCCCAAGGGCGCGCTATCGGTATCCCCGTGCAGTACCACGATGTCTTCCAGCGGGATCCCCAACTGATCGGCCAATATTTGGGCCATCGTCGTCTCATGTCCTTGCCCGGTCGGACCTAACCCGAGCGCGGCGGTTACCTTGCCCGAGGGCTCAATGCGCACGGTACACGATTCATAGCCGATCGATCCCGCTTCCGACGACGCCATCGCCGTCGGCTCCACAAACGCGGAAATCCCGATGCCGAGATAGCGCCCCGCTTGCCGAAGCTCGGCTTGTCGCGCGCGAAACCCGTCATAGTCAATCAACGAAAGCGCCGACTCCAACGACTGGCGGTACGAGCCCGCATCATAGATCATGCCGGCCGCGTTACGATAGGGAAATTGCTCGTCTCGAATCATGTTGCGACGCCGGACCTCGGCCGGATCGAGTCCCAAATGCCGGGCAACCCGATCGACAATCCCCTCTTGAATAAAGGAGGCAATCGGCCCCCAGACGCCTCGGTAGGCCCCCAAGGGCGTCTTGTTGGAATAGGTGCAATCAATCGTCGTGGCCAGATGCGGGATGTCATACGGCCCCGTCAACACGCGAGATGCCAAACTCGTCTCGCCGACCGCTCCGGAATAGGGATACGGGGCAAATGCCCCGCCATCGGCCATTAAATGATCCCGCACGGCAATAATCCGGCCGTCGGCATCAAAGGCGACCTCGACATCGTGGATGTCGTCGCGGGCATGGACATCGCTCAGCAGCGACTCCACCCGGTCGGAAATCCATTTCACCGGACGGTTTAATAGCCGGGCGGCCTCCACCACCACAATGTCTTCCGGGTATGTGGTGGCTTTCATTCCAAATCCCCCGCCCACCTCGGGTACCACGATCCGGACCTGATGTTCGGGAATCCCCATAATCGTCGCGATGTCTTCCCGCATCCGATGCGGCGATTGGGTCGACGCGTAAACGGTCAGCCGTCCCGACGCGGGATCCAACATCGCCAGGGTTCCCCGCGGCTCCAAAGTCACCGCGGTTTGCCGGTTGGTGCGAAACGTTTCCCGAAGATGATAGGGGGCGGCTTGAAACGCCTCCTCAAATCCCTGGGTTCGGTATTCTTTATGATAAAAGACGTTGTCGACGCCCTCGTGAACGCTCCGCGGTTGCCCGGCGATGGCCTGCCGCATGTCCAACACCGGGGTTTTGGGGCGATAGCGCACCGTAATCAATTCGGCCGCGTCTTCGGCAATATACCGTGATTCCGCCACCACCGCCGCCACGGGTTGCCCGACGTAAAACACCGCACCTTGTGCCAGCGCCGGCTGACCCACTTTATAGGCCGACTTCTGCCACAAAAGGTAGGGACAATCGTCCGCCGTCAGTACCCGTACCACGCCAGGCACGGCCAGGGCACGACTGAAGTCAACCGACTCGATAGTCGCGGCCGCGTGCGGTGATCGCACGAACGCCACCTCTAACATCCCCGGCATTTGAATGTCGTCCATAAACCGGCTTCGTCCGGTCAACAACCGGGGGTCTTCGACGCGTGACACCCGGGCTCCCATCATTTGTGGCCGCATCGCCTGTTCCATCGGTTTCGTCCTCCTCACCTATTGGCCACTCGTGTCGGCGGCATCCAGTACCGCATCGACAATAAATTGATACCCGGTACATCGGCAGATGTTGCCCGAGAGTGCCTCCCGTACGCTGTCTTCCGTCAAGGGCTTTTGTTGTTGTAATAAGGCGGTCGCCGTCACCACCATCCCCGGCGTGCAGAATCCGCATTGGAGGGCGTGATGTCGTTGAAACGCCATTTGTAGCGGCGATAGGCCGTCTTCCGGGGTGAGGCCTTCGATAGTGACCACATCATGGCCATCGGCTTGGATTGCAAAGGTCAAACAACTGCGCACCGGCTCGCCGTCCAACAACACGGTACAGGCACCACAAGCGCCTTGCTCACATCCGACATGCGTCCCGGTCAATCCCAGCTGATGGCGTAACACGTCGGCCAGGGTCCAGCGCGGCTCGACGTCTACCGTATGCTGCACACCATTGACGGTTAAACGAATCGATTCCCGTTGATTATTCATCAGCCCATCTCCCTTCGTCCTGTCGCCTGTAGATACGCCCGATGGGCAACCGCTTCCGCTTCATGCCATTTGACGGGATCGGGGGTCATATCGCTGACCGCTTCCGCCAAAATGGCCCGCCAGACCGCGGAATCGGGTCCGATGCGGTCCCGCGCAATCCGGTCAACCCGCACGGGGGTATCCGCTATTCCGAACCAGGTCACCTCCACCGTCTTCGGGTGTACGGTGACATATGCCCCGGCCAGCGCAAAATCTCCGACCCGGCGAGCGACTTCGGAAAATCCCTGGTGACCGACCGCAAAGGGTACCCACACCGATTGAATCACTTCGTCAGGAGCCAGCGCCGTCATATAAAGACCCAAGAAAAACTCTCGGGCGGAAATCTCCCGTATCCCGGCCGGCCCCCGCACCACCAACCGCGCATCCAACGCCACCATCGCCGCCGGTAATTCGGACGCCGGATCGGCATGAGCCAGACTACCGCCGAGCGTCCCCCGATTACGGATAGCCCAATGGCCGATATGGCTTGCCGCCTCCGCCAGAGTCGGCAGGTGAGTCAACACCAAGGGGTGCGTCGCCAATTGCTGATGGCGGACCAACGCCCCAATCTCTAACCCCTGATCGCGTAGGGCAATACGGCCCCATTCGTCCGCCAAGCCGTTGATATCGACCAACACCGAAGGCCGGCTGAGGCGAAAGTTCATGAGCGGAATTAAACTTTGGCCGCCCGCCAGCACTTTCGCGTCAGGGTGACGCTGTAAAACCTGAATCGCCTCGTCCATCGACGAGACCCGCACATAACGAAACGGTGCCGGCTTCATCATCTGCCTCCTTGTTCCTGTCTCTTAATGAAACCCCAACTCGCGACTAATCGCGATTAACTGGCTCGGACGCACGCCGGCGGTCAACCGACTCCAGTAATGTTTCGCCACTTTGAGGGCCCGGGTTTTGGGCTCAAAACCGGGAGTGGCCTTTAACGGATTAATCCAAATAATCCGCGCCACTTGGGCCCTTAACGTCCGTAGCGCCCCCTCCAACCGTTCGGGAGACCCGGTATCCCAGCCGTCGGAGATAATGACCACGGTGGTTCGCGGTCGTATCCAGTCGCCGCCATATTGTTGAATCCACAGGGCCAACGAATCGCCGATGGCCGTCCCGCTACCATACGTTGTCATTTGGGCCTCTAAAGCCCTTTGCGCCAAGTAGGGGGGTAATTCAAATGCCGGAGTGACGTCGTCGAGGCCTGTCCCGAACATAAACACCCCGATGCGCCCCGCACCCGTCTGCACCAACCGATAGACCCATGGCCAATAATGCGGGACATAGGTGGCCATGGAGCCCGAAACGTCCCACAACATCACCACCGGGGCTAAACGACGCGGACTCCGCATACGCCGAAAGCGAGGATCGGCCGCCTCGGTGCGCGCCCAACGGGTGACGGTCCGCCGCCAATCGGGATCGGCCAAGGCACCCAAGCGCCTCCCGTGACGACTGGGAACGGTGACTTGCACCGCCTGCATCGGTCGTAAACGCCGAGTCCAGTGCCCCTTGTCTGCAAGCCAGGTAATCGAATCGCCGTGAGCCGGCGACAAACTGGCACCCGCCGTGCCTACGGATTCCGGTGAACCCGGCGGGGCGTCGGGCCGGTCGCCCTGAGGAGATACGCGAGCCTGCGGGGGAGACTCCTCCGCCGACCGGGCATTTCACGTCGGGTCGGCATCCACCAGGTCGTCGATCCGCCCGCTGACCGTTTCCAGGTCCCAGGCGTCCTTAATCACCAGCCCTAGCGTGTTTTGAATCCACGCCCGGTCCCATTGCCCCGGATGCATGATGGTCCAAGCGCGAGCCCAATCCAACGTCTCCGCCAGACCGGGCGGTTTGACCAAATCCCATTGACGAAGACACCGCACCGCATTCACCAGCCGCTCTAAAATTCCCCGGTCCAATGAAGGCAGCGCCGTTTCCACGATGGCGATTTCCCGCTCTCGTTCCGGCCAATCCACATAAAGATAAAGGCACCGCCGACGAAGGGCGTCCGACAACGGCCGCTGCCGGTTGGAGGTCAAAATCGTTAGCGGTGACGCCGCCGCTTTAATGGTTCCCAGCTCAGGAATAGAAATTTGAAATTCACTCAGATATTCCAGCAAGAGGGCCTCAAATGCTTCATCGGCCCGGTCGACCTCGTCGATGAGCAACACCGTTTCGGGTGTCTCTACGGCCTTCAATAAGGGGCGGGCCAAGAGAAAGCGCCGCGAAAAAGGATCGGTCGCCTGGCCTTGCTGCAAGGCCACCCATTGTTGATGGTAGTTCCAATCATACAACGCTTCATCCGCCGTCAATCCCTCATAACAGCTGAGTCGCACCAAAGGGCGCTTTAGCGCCGCCGCCAGCGCTTCGGCCAACGCGGTTTTTCCGCTCCCGGCGGGCCCCTCCAAGAGCAACGGTCGCCCCATCTCCATCGCTAGACCCGCCATCAGGGCAATTTGATCGTTGGCCACATATCCCCCCTGGCGCAATAATCTCTGGAAGCGATCGCTAAGCCGGTTGGTCATGTAATGGTTTTTACGCCTCCTGATCCCCCGATGTCGCCACATCGGTTGTCGCTTGGGGAAAAATTCGGGCCAGATGGCCACGCCGCCGAAAGGGGGTGCAACTGGCGCCCGGTGATAGCGGTACCAGCCAAATCATACCGCATTTGGTCGCCGGAAGGAAACCGGAGCCCCCTAACAAAAATGGCCCCGCCCAGGGACCACCTTGCCCACGACGTTCTCCCGCCTACGGAAAAACCCGCCCTCGACGTTGGCGCCGATGCTGTAGCCGGGTACGACGCGCTTCGGTGAGGTAACGGAGACCGGGGGGATACATTTTGACCAGCGTGGCTTGGGGAATCATGACCTGCAAGTTGCCGCACAAGGTACACTGCTTGCCACGGACGATAACGACCGAAAAAGGACCGCTTTCTACCGTTAAAGGACCCGTCAACACCACATCCTCAGATCCACAGGTGGGGCAGCGTTCATCCATGGAAAATCCTCCTCACGTTTGCGATTACCAGATCCTTTCTCTTCCCGGATCGAATTTCCTTCCGGTTATGCACACCTCGTCCACAGTTTTTTCACACGGTTATCCCCAATATATCCACAATTTCCGACAACCCCGTCGAAACGCGCTAGCACGTGAAATCGCTTCAAATCGGGCGATAAATCATCTATCGGCCGGAGCCTCGCCCAAGTTATCCACAGAATTTAGGCTGGCCCCCGATGAATACCTCCGTCGATATCCACACTCGTGCCGGTAATCATGCCGGCTTCATCCGACAGGAGAAACCGAATAAGCCGAGCAATGTCTTCGGGCCGCGTTAAGCGGCCTCGTGGAGTCTGCCGCATGCGCACCAAGGCTTGATCCGGAGAAATCTGATCCAAGCGGGCATAACCCTCGGCCATCTGCAGTAAAAGGGCAGTCTCTGTCGCCCCGGGATTGACATTGACGACCCGAATCTGCCATGGGGCGACTTCGTCAGCCAGAATTTTGGTCAGTCCGCGTAAAGCCCCATTAATCGTCGTGGCCGCCGCCAAGCGAGGGTTCGGATCTTTCCCGGTGACTCCCGCCACATTCACGATGGCGCCTCCGCCAACCTGGCGTAGATACGGCACCACTGCCCGCATGAGACTTAAATAGCCCCAAAACTTAACGGTAAAATCCTCTTGCCACCGGCGCCAGTCCAAGCCTAAAGGCGTTCCCACGCTCGCCCCGCCGGCACAATTAACCAGACCCGTAATCCGGCCATATTGCTGAAAAGCCGCCCGACACACCGCCTCCCCGTCTTCCGGGCAGCCGGTCAATGTATGCGCTAGACCGTGGGCTTCGCCAGGCCCGTTTTGACTTAAGGTCGCCGCGGCGTTTGCCGTCGCGACCGGATCCCGGGCCACGAGGAGCACCCGAGCGCCCGCGCCGACCAGACAACGGGCCGTCTCATAGCCGATCCCGCGACTGCCCCCGGTCACGATAATGACTTGATCGTTCCATACCGTCATCGCTGTCCCCCCGTACAACGTATGCAGGCGGGCAGGCAAAACATTCCCCGGGGAATAAGGGCTGTCTCAAAAGAATCGAAGAAGAGAGAGGGACGACGCCTCTTGAGTGGGGCCCTATCCCGTTCCCAAGGAATCCCAGGTCGAATCGGACCGGTCATCCCGATCCGATATGCCGATCCTAAATCGAGAAGGGCTTTACGAAATCCGTTTAGGCGTCTCGTCGATTGAGGCAGCACACCCCATTTGGGGTCGACGGCCACCGGGCGGGTATAACGCCTGTCCCGCCGGCATTCCGATGACCGTTCCCCTTGAAGAGGCCGAACGAAGGAGAGGATACCTCTAAACCCGAACCCAAGGGCGCTTTGGAGAGGGCGAGGGTTAAAAAACAGGCCGCTCTCGCCATCCGCCAAACACGGATTTCATCGCGGCCACAATTTCCCCTTCGGTTGCTCCGGCTCGCACACATTCGATAATTTGCGGCATCAACGCAGCCGCCGGATCCTGGCAACGACGGGTAAGTTCGGCCAACGTTTCGTCGACAAGAGCGGCATTGCGGGTATGACGCCATTGACGAACCCGTTCACGCTGCTCTTGTTCCACGCGCGGATCAATTTTCAAAATCGGGATCTTTTCGGTTTCCTCCTCCACGAAGGCGTTCACGCCCACCACAATTTTTTCGTGATTTTCCAGTTCTTTTTGGTACCGGTAGGAGGCTTCGGCAATTTCCCGTTGAAAGAATCCGTTTTCAATTCCCGCCAATACGCCGCCGATCGCATCGATGCGCTCAAAGTACTCTTCGGCTTGCCGTTCCAATTCGTCTGTCAGAGCCTCCACGAAATACGACCCGGCCAACGGATCGACGGTATTGGTGACCCCCGTTTCATAGGCAATGATTTGCTGGGTGCGCAAGGCAATTTTAACCGCCTTTTCGGTCGGCAGGGATAAGACTTCGTCCATCGAGTTGGTATGCAGGGACTGCGTGCCGCCCAATACCGCCGCCATCGCTTCAAACGCGGTACGCACAATGTTATTTTCCGGTTGCTGAGCGGTCAGCGAACACCCCGCCGTCTGGGTATGAAACCGCATCATCCACGACCGAGGATTTTTGGCCCCGTATTTTTCTTTGAGATGACGGGCCCAAATTCGCCGGGCGGCCCGGAACTTGGCAATCTCCTCAAAGAAATCGATGTGCGAGTTGAAGAAAAACGAAAGACGGGGAGCAAACGCATCAACATCCAGGCCGGCTTGAATGCCGGCTTCCACATAGGCAAATCCGTCGGCCAACGTGAACGCCAATTCCTGTGCCGCCGTCGCGCCCGCTTCCCGAATATGATAGCCGCTGATACTGATGGAATTCCATTGGGGTACCTCATGCGTCGCAAACGCCATCATATCGGTAATGACCCGCATGGACGCTTGAGGCGGGAAGATCCATTCTTTTTGGGCAATATATTCTTTTAAAATATCGGCCTGTAGCGTGCCCCGCAAACGATCCCAGGAGACGCCTTGACGTTCGGCCGCCACTAAATACATCGCCCAAATAATCGGCGCCGGTCCGTTAATGGTCATGGACGTCGAGACTTGATCGAGGGGAATTCCTTCAAAAAGCCGTTCCATATCCTCGATGGAATCGATGGCTACCCCTTCACGCCCGACTTCTCCCAAGCTGTGGGGATCGTCGGAGTCATATCCCATCAAGGTTGGCATATCAAACGCCACCGACAAACCGG contains:
- a CDS encoding xanthine dehydrogenase, molybdenum binding subunit apoprotein (PFAM: Molybdopterin-binding domain of aldehyde dehydrogenase; Aldehyde oxidase and xanthine dehydrogenase, a/b hammerhead domain~TIGRFAM: carbon-monoxide dehydrogenase, large subunit~COGs: COG1529 Aerobic-type carbon monoxide dehydrogenase large subunit CoxL/CutL homologs~InterPro IPR000674:IPR008274~KEGG: bts:Btus_2331 aldehyde oxidase and xanthine dehydrogenase molybdopterin binding protein~PFAM: Aldehyde oxidase/xanthine dehydrogenase, molybdopterin binding; Aldehyde oxidase/xanthine dehydrogenase, a/b hammerhead~PRIAM: Carbon-monoxide dehydrogenase (acceptor)~SPTR: Aldehyde oxidase and xanthine dehydrogenase molybdopterin binding protein) produces the protein MEQAMRPQMMGARVSRVEDPRLLTGRSRFMDDIQMPGMLEVAFVRSPHAAATIESVDFSRALAVPGVVRVLTADDCPYLLWQKSAYKVGQPALAQGAVFYVGQPVAAVVAESRYIAEDAAELITVRYRPKTPVLDMRQAIAGQPRSVHEGVDNVFYHKEYRTQGFEEAFQAAPYHLRETFRTNRQTAVTLEPRGTLAMLDPASGRLTVYASTQSPHRMREDIATIMGIPEHQVRIVVPEVGGGFGMKATTYPEDIVVVEAARLLNRPVKWISDRVESLLSDVHARDDIHDVEVAFDADGRIIAVRDHLMADGGAFAPYPYSGAVGETSLASRVLTGPYDIPHLATTIDCTYSNKTPLGAYRGVWGPIASFIQEGIVDRVARHLGLDPAEVRRRNMIRDEQFPYRNAAGMIYDAGSYRQSLESALSLIDYDGFRARQAELRQAGRYLGIGISAFVEPTAMASSEAGSIGYESCTVRIEPSGKVTAALGLGPTGQGHETTMAQILADQLGIPLEDIVVLHGDTDSAPLGGGTGGSRSGPIGGGAALVAGRQMRERLKTYAAQLLEAAEEDIELGQGKAWVAGVPDRAVTIREIAETAYMNVRKIPPGLPIGLEITARYLPPRPVSFSNGTHIAEVEVDIHTGLVRVTRYAVVNDCGRLINPTIVEGQIHGGVAQGVGSALLEVLRYDEHGQLTTTSLLDYLLPEAPDVPRMAIQHIETPSEGEGGIKGMGEGSLIASPAAIAGAISDALAPFGVLVNTLPVTPGDILSWVHGDKA
- a CDS encoding Carbon-monoxide dehydrogenase (acceptor) (PFAM: 2Fe-2S iron-sulfur cluster binding domain; [2Fe-2S] binding domain~COGs: COG2080 Aerobic-type carbon monoxide dehydrogenase small subunit CoxS/CutS homologs~InterPro IPR001041:IPR002888~KEGG: bts:Btus_2332 (2Fe-2S)-binding domain protein~PFAM: [2Fe-2S]-binding; Ferredoxin~PRIAM: Carbon-monoxide dehydrogenase (acceptor)~SPTR: (2Fe-2S)-binding domain protein), with the translated sequence MNNQRESIRLTVNGVQHTVDVEPRWTLADVLRHQLGLTGTHVGCEQGACGACTVLLDGEPVRSCLTFAIQADGHDVVTIEGLTPEDGLSPLQMAFQRHHALQCGFCTPGMVVTATALLQQQKPLTEDSVREALSGNICRCTGYQFIVDAVLDAADTSGQ